In a single window of the Magnolia sinica isolate HGM2019 chromosome 7, MsV1, whole genome shotgun sequence genome:
- the LOC131252073 gene encoding uncharacterized protein LOC131252073 — MDMDDYGGADDELFFADLKRRILSLMMDDDEVDGFEEGKSPKMIGTNNSPFPFHSRSSVDGWCKEKNDYDSYCSGVNVHGFPLFITEDPNMLNIWSCGLLLQKESNGTGVFIPRFPKPRRKPKAGRNNHGNIGLKGSMDK; from the exons atggataTGGATGATTATGGTGGGGCTGACGACGAACTCTTCTTTGCTGATCTGAAAAGAAGGATTTTGTCGTTGATGATGGATGACGACGAAGTAGACGGATTTGAAGAAGGAAAATCCCCGAAGATGATCGGAACCAACAACTCTCCATTTCCTTTCCATTCAAGAAGCTCCGTTGATGGTTGGTGCAAGGAAAAGAACGATTACGACTCTTATTGCTCGGGTGTCAATGTGCATGGGTTTCCACTCTTTATTACTGAAGACCCTAACATGCTAAAT ATTTGGTCGTGTGGACTATTATTGCAAAAAGAGAGCAACGGGACCGGCGTTTTCATCCCCCGTTTTCCGAAGCCAAGAAGAAAACCGAAAGCCG GGAGAAACAACCATGGAAACATAGGCTTGAAAGGAAGCATGGACAAGTAG